The genomic region GCTATTTTTTTGCAACTGTAATTGCCTATCTTTATTTTTATGTTTTATGGATTGTTCAGTGAGAGAAAACATAGCAAAAGTCCTGATGGTGGAAAAACCGATTCATCCGTAAGTTTTAGAAGTTCAGATAACGAAGACAAAGGAAAAGATGAAAGGTACTTAAGCAGTGATGAGAAAAATGGCCGTGAAGAACAAGTAAGTTTCAACTATGTGATCCATCTCATTGTCATGATAACATACAAGTGAATCTACCCCCATATTCCTAGGCCTTTTTTATATATTTACATGTGCTTTGCAGTTGAAACAAATGCATCTGGACATGGAAGCATTGCGTGAAGATAAATCAAAGCTGGAGGTTAGTTATGAATTTTCAGTACATGTCTTACATATTGATTACTCAACACCTTGAGTGGTTAATATATTCGGAGGAATTGAAATGATAATGCATGGATTCCATCAGTTCATTTTATTCGCTAGTTGATTATGGTTGTGATATATTTTGTTTAGATACTATGGTTTGAATTCCCTTCTTTTATATATTTTTCTTCATTAACTGTAATGATTGTGATGAAACTTTATTGTTGTGGAATTTCTCATCTATGTTAAAAGACATTTAAATTGACACATTAAGACCAAGTAGAATTTCTGTGGATTTGGACTAAGCAACAGTCCTGATGATCAAATTATCATAATTAACCTTGGCTGTATATATAGATATTACAGTTTTTCACTGTTTCACTATATCGCAGGCGATATTGGAGAAGAAGACTGATGAAGAGCGCAAACTTTGTAGCAGAGTAGAAGATCTTGAATTGCAATTGAACAAAGAGAAAGATGATTTCCAAAGGTCTTATATTTCTACAAATATTTCTTTTCATATCAGTTGGTGGGTTCTTCAGCATCAGAGAAGATAGAGTATTTGTTTCCCCCTAATGCCTCCTTCTAAATTTAGGATGACCTCCAAAACCAAAAAGCTAATCAAAGCACATGGGCGTTATATAAAAGCACAGGAGGATTTAAAGAGGCAGGTTTCTTTCCCCCATATATTAAATGTACCTGAACTTGTATATGGTCTGAAATAAAACATAATTTCGCTCCTAGTTTTAGTCCTTACATGATTACCACATATTATTCACCATTTTGGACGTGTGCAGGTCTCAGGCTCGCTTTGAGAGGCTAGCAGATTTGCTTGCTTCAGATATTTTGAAGCCTTATACCAAGGAGCAGGGTTCCATCGGTATTACTGCCAATGACGATCCATATAATGGTAATGAAATGAGCCCAAGCGACCAAAGACAAAACCATGTTTCAGCATCGAGAAAGAGACCTATTTCCCTCCCAAGAAGTGAAGAAGCAAAAACTGGTAAACCTACATGAAATCTTTGTAGACAAAAAATTTGATCGtggaatattattgtttatccatATCAATCCAGTCTGTCAAGATAGTTATTACCTATTCAGCTATTCTCCACTTTTCCCTCTTACTGGTTGATGCTTGACATATCTCTTGTTCTCACACATTTTACCATATTTTTTTATACTCAAACTGTTATTTTTCAGGGAAGAGACAGAGAGAGAATGGTGATGATATGATTCCAACACCAGAGAACTATAGACCTGAAGATGCTCTAGAACATGTCCAAGATAGCAAGGGAACTGATCGACTAGAATCATTTACAGTGAAGAAGTTAAGAGTGGGTGACTACGATGATGAAGGAAACATTGTTTCTTCAAGCAATATTTTTGCGGATAGGGTGAGACGTCTTTCTTGCGTGAACTCATTTGGCGAAATTGTTTATATTATTTACTCAATATGTCATGTTCTGTTGCCTCATTATGTTATTAGATGTTCTCTTTAATGCCCTTTGTTATCCTACAGCTATTGTAGTTCTGTAAATTCCATGGAAATTTCTGTAGTTTTGTCGGTATCTTAGAATTTAGGAGATATTTCAGAATATTGATCTCAGTACGCATTACTCACTAAGACATAGCACCCAATTCTTGCGACTTCCAAATTTGACACCGGACACGCCCAATCTTTATTTCAGGTGTTCCTTTCCCATTTCTCTGTTTCCCTTCTCCATTTATTTCCCAACACATGTTAGGGGACGATTATGCATTTGCCTCTTATCTCTTCACACAGAATATATGTGGAGGCCGGGGACGATTATGCATTTGCCCCTTATCCCTTCACACAGAATATATGTGGAGGCCGACCACGTCACTTGCTCTCTTTGGTGAATCATTCTTTGAGAGACACACTTTCTTCCTCCATCTGTCAACTCCCACACATGGTTCACAAGGTCCTCTCCAGCCATGCGAGATATGGTCCAACCAGGCTGGAGTTTATGCACCACACAGCCCATGTTGGGCAGCCTATTCCTGTGTCATGAACAGAGGGAGTTCCTTGCAAGCCTTCCCGTATGCCCACCTGGACCCTTCCAGCATTGCACGAGCCAATGCCATCAAGGCTGTCCAGGTGGCGGAATCGAGGCACTAAACTTCCTTCTCCTTTGCCCCGTACTCGGTGCTGCGCCACCCATATGTGACAGTGGCAGCCAAGTGCTTGATGCCATGTAGCCACCctcctaagggcttgttcgttttgatATTAATCCATGCGGTGGGATTGAGTCAGCAtctcaatccactccaatccaCATGGAATGAGAATAAGCGAACAAGGCATAAGTCTTCTTGGGCTGGAACGTGGGGGTGTACGAGGACGTGGAACTTGTCAACAGCCTCATTAGCTCGTGCACAACTGATGATCAACCAATGCAGAGCTCAAACTCCTTGAAGGTGAGCTGTTGGCCAGTATGCACCTCCCGAACTATCTCCTCATGCACCTTCCCAACCTTGATTCTGTGCTGTTGCTTCTTGTTCTGGCATTTCCCTCCACTCCCCACCGCTGGAGCTGGCTGCCGCAGCACAACTCTGGTGCAGCGGCTGGTGTGCTTAGGTGGCACATCAGTGATATTCGGCTGCGGGCCGGCAGTGGCACGATCATGGGGTGGTCCTGAGGAGTGTGGCACGAGAGAGGGGCACAGATAGTGGAGGTCCAACCAGAAGGAATGGCAGCACAAAAGATGAGACAAACTGGAGAGCCACACATTGATATGTTGGACCACTCACCCTTTAGAGGTGTTTTGTTGCCTGGGCGAGCCTCTAGGTTATGCTATCTTACTGAAGGATTGAATAACTGTGGAGGAACAGATGtctgttttgtacaaaataacatGTATATAGAACTAAATCTTTATGTACCCATATAGGTGGCACGAGTAATGGTTACGGTCAAGGTTTTAAAGTCGGCTAGTCGACTCTAGTCGCCTGACCACCGATAAGGTGACTAATTGCGATTAGTCGTCGATTTACTCGATTAGTCGAGCCTAGTCGACTCCTAGTCGTCCTATAGTCGTCCACCTATAACAGGAccctatataatatatatatatatatatatatatatatatatatatataatataatataatataatataatataatataatataatatagctGTAGCACGACAGCAGTACACTATAGCTGTCTAGCAGGACAACAGTACAAGCAATCAAAATCAAGGATGTTTCCACTAATAGATAACTTGAACATTATTACGCCGCCTCCTAGTCTCATCTGTAGTGTGAATAACAACTCAAGAGGTGCAGCACCAAATGAACAATTGAAGAACCAAAAGAACACATAGATTACCATCTGTAGAGGTGCTCATTTCGGTTAAGTTCAGAACAGACTAGTGAAGTGTGCACTGAAGTGAGCACTGAACACTGAACTCTGAACAGAGttcagaacagattggtgcagacggTTGCCGGAGCAGAGCAGTGAGCAGAGGCGAGCGCAACAGAGGGCAGGGCCACCGGAGCTGAGGACCACCGGAGCAGAGGGCAGGGCCGCAGGGCAGCAATGGAGCAGAGTGAGAGGGGGCagaggcggcggcttagggttttACTGTTTTAGGGTTTCTAACTTTCTACTGTGCGGCGGCAGTGGCAGACAATAGAGCTTGTTTCTACTGTGGACTGGAGAGTGGAGACAGTGGGCCGCCAGCCCATATAATGATATAACAGAGGAGGACACTTTTTTTTACGGGCCCAAACTTGGCACAAGCTAGTCGGACATGGCACCTAGTcggccgactaatcgcgattagtcgccgACTAGGACGATTAGTCGTAACCTAGTCGCCCTAATCGAGTCGTCCATGCTAATCGTGCTCTACCAGGCGATAAGGCCGACTAATCGCGACtagtcgcgattagtcggacgactttaaAACCATGGTTACGGTGATCGGCATTTCAATCGTTCCACAATAATAACTTTATTTACCTATATGCAGCCCCATGTTAGCACTTAGCAAGCAGTATCCAGCAACTGGGTTATGAAGCCATTCATTTCCTTTTTTATTATCTATTATGTAGATTGTAGAACATTTTTTTCTCAAATACGCAGGAGGGCTGCGTATCATTACATTGAAGAGGGGAAAAGGCCTGAGGCCTGGAACGGACAGGACACAACATACAAAAACACACACCAGACGCACACGTCAAACACACACCAGACACACACGCACACATACACATACCAGACGCACACAACACTCCACCACCATAACATACAAAGAGGATAAAAACCTTCCTTCCTCTAACCAGGATCAAAAAGAGAGCGCATGTTCTTGGCTCCTGCAAAAAAACCAAAGCCACGTCTCATCTTTGAATCCATCCTCTAAGGTAGAAAGGCAAGGCCGGGCTCCATCAAAGATACACCTATTTTTATGCTTCCAAAGGCTCCAAGCCCCAAGGATGACCACACTATTAATTAAAGCCCTTTCTTTTGCTTTTAGGAATCTTAGCTGAAGCCTTCCTCCACCATTCAGCAAAACATGAATCTCTTCTCTTAGGAGTCACAATAGAGAGACCAATTGGAGTATATATATTATGCCAAAACTGTTTTGTGAAAACGCAATTTGATAGAATATGCTGCACAGTTTCATCTTCTTGATCACAAGAACACAATTTTCAGGATAACCAAGACCCCTATTTTTTAATCTGTCGGCTGTCCAACATTTATTGTTTATAGCAATCCATACAAAGACCTTACACTTAGGGGCTGCCCAGCTCTTCCAGATTCTTTTCCAAGGCTCAAAAGATTCAGCTCGAATGTAGAAATCTCTGTAGGCAGATTTGGAGCTGAATAAACCATTACTGCTAAATCGCCACACAAGTTTACCATTTGAGTTTTGAAGCTGAAAAGTTTCAAGAACCTCCCATAGCTGCAGGTATTGCTCAATAGCAGTCAGGAAGAGATTTCCCTGGATATCCTGAACCCAATAATAAGAGGTAAGGGCCTGCTGTACAGTCCTCACTTCTCCATTCTTCTTTGGAACTGCAGCAGTAATGAGAGGAGCTATATCCTCAATGGAACACCCATGAATCCACTTATCTTTCGAAAAGAAGGTTGAAGTACCATTACCAATAGTGGTAGACACTGCAACCTGAAATAAAGCTCTGGCTTGGGACGGGATTTTAAGATCTAAGCCACTCCATGATTTGGAAGGAGCAGTTTTCTAAAGCCAAAGCCATCACATTTGCAGAGCCCAGTTATAGTGAGGATATTAGGAATTCCATGGCCACCCAAATCAAAAGGCCTAGTGACTTTATCCCAAGATATAAGACAATTGCCTCCTCTAGCCTCCTTTATTCCTTTCCACAAAAAAATTCCTTCTAATTTTATCAATGACTTTTATAACCCATTTAGGAGCATTGAGAGCAATAAACAGGTAAACCGGGATGGCAGAGAGGACAGATTTAATTAGCGTGATTCTCCCAGCTAAGTTTAGAAGCTCAGCTTTCCATCCTGGAAGCTTGGCAGCAATTTTCTCAATCCAAGGAGCAAGGTCTCCAGCACTAAGTTTTTTTGCTTCTCAGAGAGAGGCCAGGATAAGTTGTAGAAAAGTTTTTTGAGGCACATCCCAAGGTCTGGACAGCCAATTCAACCCTTTCATTGTCACACCAAATTGGGTAGGAAAAACTTTTTTGCAAGTTAGTTTGGAGACCAGAGGCAACACCAAAGCCCCTCAAGATTTCTCTGACCACCTCTAAGTCTTCAGAAACTGGCTTAACAAAAACAGCAACATCATCTATGAACATTGAGACCCTTTGGCTGATATTTCTACCGGCAAGGGGATGCAATAGCCCACACTCATCCGCTTTGGTAAAAAGGCTGTTAAGAACATCCATGACTAGGATGGACAAAAGAGGGGATAATGGATCACCTTGCCTCAACCTTATTTTGTGACTTATAGGCTGGCCAGGCACTCCATCCACAAGAATTTGAGTAGAGGATGTCATGAGCAGGTTCAAAATCAGGTTGCACCAAACCTGCCCAAAACCCAAGTGCTGAAGAATTTCTAGAAGAAAGGCCCAACACACAGAGTCAAACGCCTTTTTAATGTCCAGCTTCAAGAaaagagcagggattctctttttATGCAGCATCTTGTTGGTTTGGTTAACCATAATAAAGTTATCATAAATACATCTGTCCTGGATGAAGGCACTTTGATCTGTGATGACCATTTTATCCAGTTCAGGAGCTAATCTGTTGGCAAGGATTTTAGTGATAAGTTTAGCAAAACTGTGAACCAATCTGATTGGTCTGAAGTCCCAGGATGTATAGCCTCAACATGTTTGGGAATGAGAGTAATATAGGCTGAATTCAGCAAACCAAGCCTTCCAGGGGAACCTTGCTGTAAAACTAATACCACAGTGGCACAGCCAGGAGGGTCCACTTGATTATATTCTAACAACATTTATAAAAACATCCTGTGAATCCGTCAGGTCCTGGGGCTCTATCATTAGGAAGACTTAAAACAACAGATTTGATTTCCTCCAAGGTTATGGGATTATCAAAATCAGAGAGCTCAAAGTTTCCTTAGTGAAAATCAGCAAGGTTTAGACTAAAATTTTGTTCAACCTCTTTACCAATCAGATCGTTGTAAAACTGAAACATAGCCTGCTGCTTAGCCTCTTGGGAAGTGATAAGAATAAGATGTTCATCAACCACCAGTTTATGAATGAAGTTCATCTTTTTCCTGAACATGGCCTGCACATGGAAGAAAGCAGTATTGGCATCCCCTGTTTTGACAAATCTCACTTTAGACCTCAGTCTAGCAATGGTTCTTTCCAAGATTGTAGAACATAACAGCCTAATTTTAGCATGTCCTTTTTGGTCAAGCAACTCATTGCATATGCATCTTATTATTTACAATGATTATGCCAGGAAGCAAGTCTTAGTCATGTACAAGTTGAAACAATACTTTTCACCTGGATCATTTGCAAGAAGTTTGCGGTGTTCTTCTAGGGTCTGATGGATTCTTGTGGTATTTTGAGTCATCTACATATCTCttcctaagagcatctccaacaagaaGTCCTATATTTCAGTCCTTAAAATTAAAATAGGACCTGATTTAAAGTGTTTAGGGCCATAAAAATGTTTGCAGCTCCAACAATTGAGTCCTATATCATATTATTAGGAAATAAATCATGTTATTTAGGAAATAAAAGGTTAGAAATAGTGTATAAAATGAGGATAGGGCTCCAATATATGGGCTAGCCTACTATATTTATGACATGAGAGACCGAGCCCTATAGCTGTTTgatgattttttgtaaaatagggCCCCCCTGTTGGAGCATGCTTCTGGTGTTAGGGccctatattttaaaatagaATCCTGTTTAGGGctcttgttggagatgctctaacctACAATTTATCTTTTAAAACATTTTACTGTACCATGGAATATTATGTTGTGCTTTGCCTGACTTAAATGTATTTTGATTTTTCTCCATTGCTCTAATATTTTGTTAGTGCCACTTTCTGTTTAGTATTCTAACAGCTCCTTTATCATTTTTGGAAGACATTTGAATATGTTTTGAAAATTAGCTTTTGTATGCAGTTCTAGAAACGAAGTCCTGACACTACGCCTTCTGTTTTTCCTTCAGTACAAGGGCGATGATGAGGAAGTTGATGTTGATTAGTGACCCGATGCCGTCGGTCGCTGATAACGATTTGAGCTGTACGAAGCAATTTCAGCAGACGACATCGATGTCAGCTTCTAAAACTACTTGTATGCCTTTTGCATCGGGTAATAGGGCCTGGTATATTTGGTAGCTATTTATGTGCTTAGACTGAGTTGTGATGCTGTCAAACATGATTACATGCGATGCTAGAATTTTCTTCTTTTCTGTGTTTCCTGAGACTCGAAGAGGATATTAATCTGTATTCGCCTCATGTATTATTCTTAGCCAGTTTGAGTATGAGATTTTTGGACTGGTGTTATTCTCAGCCTCaggttagaaacaccatgcatccATGATTCATTTACCTATCATGAAATGCATGTGTGATCATTAAGCttactaagggtgtgtttggttgaggagtggAGAAGAATATGGTGGATGGTGGCTTTATTTCTATTTTTTGGAtgttaagggcctgtttgtttaccccaatgaattatataatctggattatttttggaggattatataatctggattatataatttggattatataatctgagtagtcctgtttgtttacccagattatcTGACGTGTTTCTGTTGGGCGGCGGGCTTCTCGGATCCGATAGGCGTAAAAACGATTCGGTagattataatggcaatggtgggtaatttctaggaaacttgaaagggtagtggagaagtgggaaaaaaataatctgaaataagcacctcctcacttgcttatggattatcataatccaaggggttagattatataatctgggcaaataagctagactgtttgttcgcctcttaggattatttaatccagattatataatctggggggtaaacaaacaggccctaagtttCAAACAAAAGAGGAGCGAAATGGCTCTTGAAGTCTTATTTACCATAAATAGTTGAAATGTTTTCGCTCCACAAAAACCACTGGATGCGAGCGCTCTCCTATCCTCTATACTCATATGGCTCTTCAACCAAGCAGAGAACAGAGCGGCttcgctctattctactatttagcCAAACAAAAAATAGAGCAACTTTGTTTTGTTTGCCAAATGCGGAATAGAACGACTCTATTCACAAAAACTGGATGAAGCCTCTTTTCCATTATAGTTGACTTttcaaccaaacacaccataaaTATCATCGAAGTATATGTATATGTGATTTCCATTATGAAATGATAACATGTCTTACAATCCAGAAATCAAGTTCGACCAGAGTTATGAGATTTAAGCATGAACCTACATACATCGGTgtgtttggttggagagtcaaCTAGAATAGAGCGATTCCATTCTAGTTTTTAAGAATGGAACCGTTTTATTATACGTTTGGTAAATAGAACATAGCTGCTCCATTTTTTGGTTAAAAAGTAGAATAGAGTGGAGTCATTCCATTCTTTGTTTAGTTCGGGAGCCGTATAAGTGTACATGGGAGGGAGAGCGCTCACATCCGAGAGAGCGTTCGCATCTGGTCGTTTTTGTGGAGCGGGAGCGTTCCAACTACTTATAGTAAATTTCCATATGGAGATCCAGGAGCCGCtccactcttattttgttgaaaACCAAACGTTCAGAAAATTGGAATGGATCCACTCTATTCTCCCCCACTCCTTAGTACCAGGACCAACTGATTAGTACTCATAATACTCAAACTTGACACCCCGCAATACTCCAAACAACCAAGACCTTTAAGACTAGGCTAAATATAAAGCACATCGCACACGATCTGATCATCAAAGCCGCCAGATAAACTTCAACTTGCATCTTGAAAATGGCAGTAATCATCCAAGGATCATCTTAGACAGTGGGGCCCATCCTGTTGAGCGACTAAAGACTTCTTTTGCCATCTTTTTGACATGCACACTTCCTCCAGCATCTCTCTTCCCTTCTTTGTCCGCAAAATCGTCCAACTATCAATCCAGTGACAACAAAGAAACACTATATCAGAGGGGTCAACAAACCACTTATTATTGTGTATCATTCCTAAATTTCCATGTGGACCAAAGGATAGATTTCTAGTTTTTTTACTGAAACCTAGTAACCATATGTCAAACAGTTCATTAAATTTCCCTAGAATTGTTTTGAGGTTAAAAACAACTTGGACAATTCTCCAAATATATCTCGCAACTGAACACTCAAAAAAATAAGTGGTCCGTAGATTAAAAAATTCCACAAAAACAACAATCACTCCCACCCCTCCAGTTTTTCTTCTTCAAATTGCCCTTGGATAAGGTTTTATCGTTAGTAAGTAGCCAAAGGAAAATTTGAATTTTCTGTGGGATTTTGATGTTCCAAAGAAATTTAAAAGGGACTTTCACTAAGTCACTTCTAATTTTTGTATATAAAGACTTAACCGAATACCCCGATTTGTTCAAAGCCCAAACAATCGAGTCCTCAACATCTGTCAGAATCAAACCACGACATCTATATTTGATCTTTTCTAACATATAACAGTGTCTCCAACCGACCGTCTTCTAAAAGTTAACAACAAAAAGTTAGAGTTAATAACCTTTTGAACAAAAAATTTCTTATCAAAGGAAAGATCAAAGAGCCTCTTGAATTGGACTGCCAAAGGAAGCTCGCCAAGCCAAGTGTCAAGCTAGAAACTAGTCCGTTTTCTATTACCAATGACTTTTCTACAGAATTTGTAGAAAATTTCCTTCACATCCATCAGCCTTTCCAAAAGTGTGAATCATCTTAATTTTTCCCAACTACAATGAGGGGATCTCCCTTGGTatattttcttttgattatttgtTGCCAGAGGATTCAAGTCTCCAAATCCATTTGGCAAGCAAACCGATATCCAAACATTTCAAGTCAATCACCCAAGCCCACCTTGATCTTTAGCTAGGCTGACCAGATCCCAACCAGCCAAATGGTATTTTTTGGTTTCTTTCCCCCCTTGCCATAACAATCTCTTCCTGATAATATCTATTTTTCAGGACCATTTCCAGCACCGAATAAAGGGCAAGCATGTAAAGGGGAAAGTTAGAAAGACTGTTGTTAAGCAAACTGATTCTTCCACCCAGactaagaaatttccctttccagGTCTCAATCTTTTTTTTCCAAGTTTCTCTTCAATGCCTTTGAAAGGATCacaatgcccaagaggggggggggtgaattgggcttttctaaaattccaacaaAGTTAAACCCTAAGCATGAGCCAACTTCACCCAAACTACTAGCAATAAGTAAATACTACTAGATAGACATCAACCCTAAGTTATTACTACAAATACTAACTAAGCAATTGCACAAActaaaatgctcaaagtaaatgcggaatgtaaagttaGGGCAAGAAGACTCCTCTAATTTTTCTCGAGGTatcaaagagtcggcactcttccctagtactcgttggagcacccgcgcaagggtatcgctcccccttagtccccgcaagaaccaagtgctctctatgagatgatccttcgtTTCTCCGGCACGGTGGATACCTCACGACCACGTACAATCTTCGAGTCGAGTCACCAACAAGTCCTTCATAGTGATCACCGAACTCCaatcgccaccaagccgtctaggtgataccgagcaccaagagtaataagctatagactttcacttgaccaagagaagcctaatgcatatggtgtgtgaaagtcgcctagaggaggggtgaatacgcgaaacctgaaatttataaacttaaacacacactaaggccggggttagcgttagaattaaatccgagtgcgGAAGATTATTTCTCTTGCTGTGAGTTGCTCAATTATTGCGGATgatgtttgggagcaaactccaatcaatattagcaaggaaactttagcgAGAGGAAAGAGAGAAAACAAATCAAATAGAAATCAACACAaatggacacggtgatttgttttaccgatgttcggttccaaagaacctagtccccgttgaggaggccacaaaggccgggtctattttttccctttctctctctcaaacggtcacttagaccggatgagccttctccttaatcaattgggtcactaagacaccacaaggaccaccacacacttaggtgtctcttgctagctttacaaagcacttatgagaataagaatggggaaggataaaggcaatccaagcaacaagagaacaaatgaacacaaaaaaactctctctcaagtcactaagcgatTGAGTTGCTTTTGcaacttggagaggattgaatgctttgaatgtgtctttgagtggttgactttgctcttgtattgaataggaacttcagaaaacttggataccaatgAATGAGGTagttagggggtatttatagactccacttcctagccattggctggttttgctggcgatgggcacactggacagtccagggGCACACTGGACaaccactattcactgtccggtgcgtgccacgtcagcatgcccgttggggtttggagcgagttgaccgttggaacccttgtcctgtagctgcaccagacagtccggtgccacactcgACATGTCTAGTGACCTCTgactttgctgctctgacttctgccgcgcactattcatcactgttcacttttgcagtcgaccgttgacgcgtagtgaccgttgctccgctgctggctcaccagacatgtctggtgtacatcggacagtccggtgaattataccgGAGCGTGCCCGAAGAATTCCTTAGAGTGGCCTGTTCGTTTGGTCGAgggcctggtgcaccagacagtgtccggtgcgccacttgtcAGCACACTCTTATGTCTTGCTCCAAGTTTGATTGtgtccccaactgaatttctttcttggtttatgttgaaacttatgcacctgagataattgacatctagacaaactagttagtccacgtggtttgtgttggtcgtcaaccaccaaaattgattataggaaacgATTaggtctatttccctttcaatctcctcctttttggtgattgatgccaacactaaccaaagcaaatatgaagtgtagaaatgtaactagtttgcaattgagatagatgtgcataggttgCTTAGAATTAGACCAATGAAGGACTTTATACATATGTCTAAGAACGAATGGATTGCTTTTTatcttatttaatattttggaccacaatcgcaccacttgtttgttttggaaatcttttgaaaaatcttttgcaaatagtcaaagttatagaaatatgattgcaagaagcatttttaagatttgaaatttctccctgtttcaaatgcttttcctttgactaaatgaaagttccccctgaagaaattctcccTTTAGCTTTCAAGTgagtttttgaaatagataccaaatGAAATTGGTACCAATTGAAATTTTTATACTAGCTTGAAATTTTGAAaccaagtaagataccaattgaaaatccatTTTGAGATTAactcaaataccaattgaaataaacatTAGTGAAGTAATTTCTTCCTCTAATTTTTGAAAACATTAGTTAAGTAATTTCTTCCTCtaatttttgaaaattttgaaatggtggtgcggtccttttgatttgggcttaatactttctccccctttggcatgaatcgccaaaacaaAGAACTTGAGAGCCTAGTATATCTAATATGGATTGGCGATCAGAACACATATGGATAGAACTTCTAAAAGGTTCTCGAAAAAGAGGTAATTTTTTCTAGGCTCGGGATCATGGGACCCTTTTCTATCAGATAGGAGGGGATCTTGTACAAAATAGACTTCTAAGTAATAACCCCATAGATCC from Zea mays cultivar B73 chromosome 6, Zm-B73-REFERENCE-NAM-5.0, whole genome shotgun sequence harbors:
- the LOC100273103 gene encoding zinc finger CCCH domain-containing protein 13 isoform X1, whose product is MREGMKERDRGGSPDASGPPPFRGPAYKTKLCALWRGRGGCPRPNCGFAHGEAELRRPPPRASFQPRPRPGRRDYRDNDFRVRPERRHSPYGRFSPERDIRRRSFRDKRQRASSEDRGSSHSRSPIRKSERKHSKSPDGGKTDSSVSFRSSDNEDKGKDERYLSSDEKNGREEQLKQMHLDMEALREDKSKLEAILEKKTDEERKLCSRVEDLELQLNKEKDDFQRMTSKTKKLIKAHGRYIKAQEDLKRSQARFERLADLLASDILKPYTKEQGSIGITANDDPYNGNEMSPSDQRQNHVSASRKRPISLPRSEEAKTGKRQRENGDDMIPTPENYRPEDALEHVQDSKGTDRLESFTVKKLRVGDYDDEGNIVSSSNIFADRF
- the LOC100273103 gene encoding Zinc finger CCCH domain-containing protein 13 isoform 1 (isoform 1 is encoded by transcript variant 1), translating into MREGMKERDRGGSPDASGPPPFRGPAYKTKLCALWRGRGGCPRPNCGFAHGEAELRRPPPRASFQPRPRPGRRDYRDNDFRVRPERRHSPYGRFSPERDIRRRSFRDKRQRASSEDRGSSHSRSPIRKSERKHSKSPDGGKTDSSVSFRSSDNEDKGKDERYLSSDEKNGREEQLKQMHLDMEALREDKSKLEAILEKKTDEERKLCSRVEDLELQLNKEKDDFQRMTSKTKKLIKAHGRYIKAQEDLKRSQARFERLADLLASDILKPYTKEQGSIGITANDDPYNGNEMSPSDQRQNHVSASRKRPISLPRSEEAKTGKRQRENGDDMIPTPENYRPEDALEHVQDSKGTDRLESFTVKKLRVGDYDDEGNIVSSSNIFADRYKGDDEEVDVD
- the LOC100273103 gene encoding zinc finger CCCH domain-containing protein 13 isoform X2, which codes for MHLDMEALREDKSKLEAILEKKTDEERKLCSRVEDLELQLNKEKDDFQRMTSKTKKLIKAHGRYIKAQEDLKRSQARFERLADLLASDILKPYTKEQGSIGITANDDPYNGNEMSPSDQRQNHVSASRKRPISLPRSEEAKTGKRQRENGDDMIPTPENYRPEDALEHVQDSKGTDRLESFTVKKLRVGDYDDEGNIVSSSNIFADRYKGDDEEVDVD